The following are encoded in a window of bacterium SCSIO 12643 genomic DNA:
- a CDS encoding DUF4846 domain-containing protein → MKNVNQVIVVFVIFIAGILLVSDSWSSGGLSDFEYSKRLIEKIPDRFAPPEGYQRKYLDRNSFAHYLRHLQLKPIGSKVLYYNGDVKPNDEVYVAVVDLPIGRKDLHQCADAVMRLRADYLYAQKRYEDIHFNFTNGFRVDYSEYIKGKRIVVQRNKTYWKQSAAPSNTPNDFKRYKEQIYMYAGTLSLSKELIPVKIENMQIGDVFIQGGSPGHAVIVVDMVENDQGEKMFMLAQSYMPAQEIQILENPADPGISPWYHLEGWVDLYTPEWNFIDEDLKRFPEE, encoded by the coding sequence GTGAAAAATGTAAATCAGGTCATAGTTGTATTCGTAATCTTTATTGCAGGCATTTTGTTGGTAAGTGACTCATGGTCGAGTGGTGGTTTGAGTGATTTTGAGTATTCAAAGAGATTGATTGAGAAGATTCCGGATAGGTTTGCTCCTCCTGAAGGTTATCAGCGAAAATATTTAGATCGAAACTCTTTCGCTCATTATTTAAGGCATTTACAGCTTAAGCCCATTGGATCAAAAGTGCTGTATTATAATGGTGATGTAAAGCCAAATGATGAAGTGTATGTTGCAGTGGTCGACTTACCAATAGGTAGAAAAGATTTGCATCAATGTGCCGATGCCGTGATGCGATTAAGAGCGGATTATTTGTATGCTCAAAAACGATATGAAGATATCCATTTCAATTTTACCAATGGTTTTCGGGTAGATTATTCTGAATACATTAAAGGAAAGAGGATAGTGGTTCAGAGGAATAAAACGTATTGGAAACAATCTGCCGCTCCGTCTAATACGCCTAATGATTTTAAACGATATAAAGAGCAGATTTATATGTATGCAGGTACGCTATCCTTATCTAAAGAATTGATTCCGGTTAAAATTGAAAACATGCAGATCGGAGATGTGTTTATTCAGGGAGGATCACCAGGTCATGCGGTAATTGTGGTTGATATGGTAGAGAATGATCAAGGTGAAAAGATGTTTATGTTAGCACAGAGCTATATGCCAGCACAAGAGATTCAAATATTAGAAAATCCTGCGGATCCAGGAATAAGCCCATGGTATCATTTAGAGGGTTGGGTGGATCTGTATACTCCGGAATGGAATTTTATTGATGAAGACCTTAAACGATTTCCTGAAGAATAA